Proteins encoded within one genomic window of Pectobacterium araliae:
- a CDS encoding hydantoinase/oxoprolinase family protein → MNTLATTGARVGVDVGGTFTDFVLFDPIQQQYFFHKQPSTPDDPAHAVRDGLLALLHKSDLPASAIAFLLHGTTLGLNAIIQRRGARIALVVSRGFRDVLEIGRARLPSSFDFHADREPPFLPRQRVLEIPARFTPQGEWSSRPTAEDIATLATQIQALEVSAVALMTINGYANPQAEAELAQQIGEQLLDIPVLSAAQLWPEIREYERTLVAGLNAYIQPLMQRYFSRLAALLQQEAISAQLLITASNGGVLPLESARQRPVDTLLSGPASGVSAAAQLVKRAGGGGFLSFDMGGTSSDMSLSLDGDVARVTRTDIGGLPLILPVVGVSAIGAGGGSVVHVDDYGILKVGPESAGAEPGPVAYARGGDRPTLTDCYLVSGIVPADTFLGGTMPLDVARARTALTNLAIRLGFSDEDAAQQAASGALAVATTQMATELNKVLAQQGASPDVLTLVPFGGAGPTHANLLADEAGISRILVPLRPGTFCAQGAVTADIRHDFVRSLRVTVSDDTQAPILAALAALRDRAQAWFVQQGAAFSTRVTLGVEADMRYTGQAYELTVSLGEPDSVNVAALLAAFTQRHRQHYGFVNADGEVALTTLRLSLTAWLPVLPDERATLVTADTAPTTRRFYFRQRWHDAAIWQRNALREGDALKGPAIVEQEDTTTLILPGWQGSVDMQGNLLIVKRPMGDQA, encoded by the coding sequence GTGAACACACTTGCGACGACTGGCGCGCGGGTAGGGGTGGACGTCGGCGGCACCTTTACCGATTTTGTTTTATTCGACCCTATTCAGCAGCAGTATTTTTTTCATAAACAGCCGAGTACGCCAGACGATCCGGCGCATGCCGTGCGTGACGGATTGTTGGCGCTTCTGCATAAGAGCGATCTACCGGCTTCTGCGATAGCGTTCCTGTTGCACGGCACGACGCTTGGGCTCAACGCGATTATTCAGCGGCGCGGTGCGCGTATTGCGCTGGTTGTCAGCCGAGGTTTTCGCGATGTGTTGGAAATTGGTCGTGCCCGCCTGCCGTCTTCTTTTGATTTTCATGCCGATCGTGAACCGCCCTTTCTGCCGCGCCAGCGTGTGCTGGAGATCCCAGCGCGTTTTACCCCGCAGGGAGAGTGGTCATCGCGTCCAACGGCAGAGGATATCGCTACGCTGGCGACACAGATACAGGCGCTGGAGGTCAGTGCGGTCGCGCTAATGACGATTAACGGCTATGCCAACCCGCAGGCAGAGGCCGAGCTGGCACAGCAAATCGGCGAGCAACTGTTGGATATTCCCGTGCTGTCTGCCGCGCAGCTGTGGCCGGAGATACGTGAATATGAGCGCACGCTGGTCGCCGGGCTTAACGCTTATATTCAGCCGCTGATGCAGCGTTATTTTTCCCGACTGGCGGCGCTGTTACAACAGGAGGCCATCAGCGCCCAACTGCTGATCACGGCGTCTAACGGCGGCGTGCTGCCGTTAGAGAGTGCGCGGCAACGTCCGGTTGATACCTTGCTCTCCGGTCCGGCTTCTGGCGTCAGTGCCGCTGCCCAGTTGGTAAAACGTGCGGGCGGCGGTGGATTTCTCTCCTTCGATATGGGCGGCACCAGTAGCGATATGTCGCTTTCGCTCGACGGTGACGTCGCTCGTGTGACGCGTACGGATATTGGTGGCCTGCCGTTGATCTTACCGGTGGTGGGCGTTTCGGCGATAGGGGCTGGCGGAGGCTCTGTCGTGCATGTGGATGATTACGGGATTTTAAAGGTTGGCCCAGAGAGTGCGGGGGCGGAACCTGGCCCGGTCGCTTATGCGCGCGGGGGCGACCGGCCAACCCTTACCGACTGCTATCTGGTGAGCGGAATTGTACCAGCGGATACCTTTCTGGGCGGGACGATGCCGCTGGATGTCGCGCGTGCCCGAACGGCGTTGACGAATCTGGCGATACGGCTTGGGTTTTCAGATGAAGATGCGGCTCAGCAGGCGGCCAGTGGGGCATTAGCGGTCGCGACGACGCAGATGGCGACCGAATTGAATAAAGTGCTGGCGCAGCAGGGAGCCTCACCAGACGTGCTGACGCTGGTGCCGTTTGGCGGCGCGGGGCCGACGCATGCCAATTTACTGGCTGACGAAGCGGGTATTTCTCGTATTCTGGTGCCGCTGCGTCCTGGGACGTTTTGCGCTCAAGGGGCAGTGACGGCGGATATTCGGCACGATTTTGTCCGTAGCCTGCGTGTAACGGTGAGTGATGATACGCAAGCGCCTATTCTCGCCGCGCTGGCCGCGTTACGCGATCGGGCGCAGGCGTGGTTTGTGCAGCAAGGCGCGGCTTTCAGCACGCGTGTCACGCTCGGTGTCGAGGCTGACATGCGTTATACCGGGCAGGCTTACGAACTGACGGTGTCGTTAGGTGAACCGGATTCGGTCAACGTGGCCGCGCTACTGGCGGCATTTACGCAGCGACATCGGCAGCATTATGGTTTCGTCAATGCTGATGGAGAGGTTGCCTTAACGACGCTGCGTTTATCGCTAACGGCCTGGCTACCGGTGTTACCGGATGAGCGCGCCACGCTCGTGACAGCAGATACCGCGCCGACCACACGCCGTTTTTACTTTCGTCAGCGCTGGCATGATGCCGCGATATGGCAACGAAACGCGCTACGTGAAGGTGACGCGCTGAAGGGCCCGGCTATCGTCGAGCAGGAGGATACTACCACGCTGATTTTACCCGGTTGGCAGGGTTCGGTGGACATGCAGGGAAACCTGCTCATCGTCAAACGTCCGATGGGAGATCAGGCATGA
- a CDS encoding Sapep family Mn(2+)-dependent dipeptidase: MSTALTPQESALLPKIERWIAAQRDSLIDELATWIAIPSVSRADLTQPGAPFGPECARVLDTALALAEQAGFRTERHAGYAGSVIYGEHREDIGLISHLDVVPAGEHWTYPPFALTRHGDFLIGRGVADNKGPAILDLYLLKLIRALDIPLHQNLRIVYGLAEETDMADLAWFAQHGPVPRISLVTDGKFPVNYAQKGQISFRLHIADAGVLANLSAGNAANSIPATAQITLADAPRDLSVDGLRGLGVGRLTLIPTEQGITLQAQGIAGHAAFPDGTLSAAVVLLDALRELDLLPERERTLAAQLQQIFASPYGEDIGLAQEDAPSGRLTLNAGLWQSTTPGSLTLLADIRYPVTREGNAIVAALRDQLATLTNDITLVDGWRDVPPFYLPEEDSTRRVLQQSWHDVTGRADPAYSMGGVTHSKVLPRAITFGPGYLRTEANSPDFLPIGHGLPHGADEAIHLPSLLAALSVYVIALIRLDAALHTQNQENSSHVG; the protein is encoded by the coding sequence ATGTCCACAGCCCTAACCCCCCAAGAAAGCGCCCTGTTACCCAAAATCGAACGCTGGATTGCCGCACAGCGTGACTCGCTGATTGATGAGCTGGCGACGTGGATTGCCATTCCCAGCGTGAGCCGCGCCGATCTCACTCAGCCGGGTGCGCCATTTGGTCCCGAATGCGCCCGTGTATTGGATACCGCGTTGGCATTAGCAGAGCAGGCTGGATTCCGTACCGAGCGCCATGCGGGCTACGCGGGTTCGGTGATTTACGGCGAGCACCGCGAGGATATCGGCCTGATTAGCCATCTCGATGTTGTGCCTGCGGGTGAACACTGGACGTATCCGCCGTTTGCGCTGACGCGTCACGGTGATTTTCTGATCGGACGCGGCGTAGCTGACAACAAAGGCCCCGCGATCCTCGACCTCTATCTGCTCAAGTTGATCCGCGCGCTGGATATTCCCCTGCATCAAAATCTGCGCATCGTGTATGGGCTGGCGGAAGAGACCGACATGGCCGATCTCGCCTGGTTTGCCCAGCATGGGCCGGTGCCGCGTATTTCGCTGGTCACCGACGGGAAATTTCCGGTGAACTATGCGCAGAAAGGGCAAATCTCGTTCCGGCTGCACATCGCCGACGCGGGCGTGCTGGCGAACCTGAGCGCAGGCAACGCGGCCAACAGTATTCCGGCTACTGCGCAGATCACGCTCGCTGATGCGCCCCGCGATCTCAGCGTCGATGGGTTGCGTGGCTTGGGAGTCGGACGCCTCACGCTGATCCCTACCGAACAGGGGATTACGCTACAGGCGCAGGGCATTGCTGGCCATGCCGCCTTCCCTGACGGCACGCTCAGCGCCGCCGTGGTGTTGCTGGATGCCCTACGCGAACTGGATCTGTTGCCAGAACGGGAACGCACGCTAGCCGCGCAGCTACAGCAGATTTTCGCTTCTCCCTATGGCGAGGATATTGGGTTGGCGCAGGAAGATGCGCCGTCGGGCAGGCTGACGCTGAACGCGGGTCTCTGGCAGTCGACCACGCCCGGTTCACTGACTCTTCTTGCCGACATTCGCTATCCGGTGACGCGGGAAGGAAATGCGATCGTCGCGGCATTACGCGACCAGCTTGCCACGTTGACAAACGACATTACGCTGGTAGACGGCTGGCGTGATGTGCCACCGTTTTATCTGCCAGAAGAAGACAGCACGCGGCGGGTCTTGCAGCAGAGCTGGCACGATGTCACAGGTCGTGCAGACCCGGCCTATTCAATGGGGGGCGTAACGCATTCCAAAGTGCTGCCGCGTGCGATTACGTTCGGCCCCGGCTACCTGCGTACCGAGGCCAATAGCCCAGACTTCCTACCCATCGGCCACGGCTTACCGCACGGCGCAGACGAAGCGATCCATCTGCCCTCGCTGCTGGCGGCACTGTCGGTCTATGTGATTGCGCTAATACGGCTGGATGCGGCGCTGCATACGCAGAATCAGGAGAATTCTTCCCATGTCGGTTGA
- a CDS encoding alpha/beta fold hydrolase — MSVDAHTTTFVLIHGAWHGGWCWSRVTERLTAAGFASSALTLTGLAERRDELSRGINLSTHIHDITETIRQQGWRDVTLVGHSYGGFPATAAAYHLPDVVSHLILLDAFLPASGEKLLDHAPDLITAYQTQAARDPTWHIPPLPSLLFGVNEADREWVDSRLTPQPVNTYFEPISLQPAPATLKKTYIRCTRAAGNYLTTSLQRAQADPAWRFLTLDSDHDAMIDAPDALTALLTSALTTRTPL, encoded by the coding sequence ATGTCGGTTGATGCCCACACCACCACGTTCGTGTTGATACACGGAGCCTGGCACGGCGGCTGGTGTTGGTCGCGCGTAACCGAGCGGCTTACCGCCGCAGGCTTTGCCTCTTCGGCATTGACGCTCACCGGACTGGCAGAACGCCGTGACGAGCTATCGCGCGGCATTAACCTGTCCACCCACATTCACGATATTACCGAGACGATCCGCCAACAGGGCTGGCGCGATGTGACGTTGGTCGGCCACAGCTACGGCGGCTTTCCCGCTACGGCTGCCGCGTATCATTTGCCTGATGTCGTCAGCCACCTGATTCTGCTAGATGCGTTTTTACCCGCATCGGGCGAAAAGCTGCTGGATCACGCCCCCGATCTCATCACCGCCTACCAGACGCAGGCGGCGCGCGACCCCACGTGGCACATTCCCCCGCTTCCGTCGCTGCTGTTTGGCGTGAACGAAGCCGACCGTGAGTGGGTCGATTCCCGTCTGACGCCACAGCCGGTCAATACCTATTTTGAACCAATATCCTTACAGCCTGCCCCAGCGACGCTGAAAAAGACCTACATTCGCTGTACGCGCGCAGCGGGCAACTACCTCACCACCTCGCTTCAGCGTGCTCAGGCCGATCCAGCCTGGCGTTTTCTGACGCTCGACAGCGACCACGATGCGATGATCGATGCACCGGATGCGCTAACCGCTCTACTGACGTCAGCGTTGACAACCCGCACACCACTGTGA
- a CDS encoding mandelate racemase/muconate lactonizing enzyme family protein encodes MKITDVRVILANRYMFVEVTTDEGLTGIGESGAWGFLDASKGAVEALRTYLIGQDPLRIEHHWQYMYRCWHFRGAAIMGAISAIDIALWDIAGKYYDTPVYNLLGGRCRDKARVYAHAGGRTTEETIANLKKAKADGFTAIGHLTPFLDESRDTPYFTTHAKEIGEAIERIGLYREAVGNDVDLCIEVHRRLKPADAVVFARGIEPFYPYFIEDPIGADNFDSMAEVADKINIPIATGERLNNPQEFAMLIRRNAVAYVRPDVCMCGGITGAKKVAALAEANDLMVVPHNPLSPVSTAACLQIAVSIPNFALLEYPGDDQPALSEKFGATGVENGVRKKDVVKNTFKCVDGFMEIPTQSGIGIALADDLENRFPYRRRGLKTRLHIDGSVVDQ; translated from the coding sequence ATGAAAATTACTGATGTGCGCGTGATTCTCGCGAATCGATATATGTTTGTTGAGGTCACCACCGACGAAGGGCTGACGGGCATTGGTGAATCCGGTGCCTGGGGCTTTCTCGATGCCTCCAAAGGTGCGGTAGAGGCATTGCGCACGTATTTAATTGGGCAAGATCCGCTGCGCATCGAACATCACTGGCAGTATATGTATCGCTGCTGGCATTTCCGTGGTGCCGCGATCATGGGTGCTATCAGCGCCATCGATATCGCCCTGTGGGACATCGCGGGCAAGTATTACGACACGCCGGTTTATAACCTGCTGGGCGGCCGTTGCCGCGACAAAGCGCGCGTTTATGCCCACGCGGGAGGACGAACCACAGAAGAGACCATCGCCAATCTGAAAAAAGCCAAAGCCGACGGCTTTACCGCAATTGGTCATCTCACACCGTTTCTGGATGAGTCACGCGATACGCCTTATTTCACCACCCACGCCAAAGAGATCGGTGAAGCCATCGAACGCATCGGCCTCTATCGGGAAGCGGTCGGTAACGATGTCGACCTGTGTATTGAAGTCCATCGCCGCCTGAAACCTGCCGATGCCGTCGTGTTCGCCCGCGGCATTGAGCCGTTTTATCCCTACTTTATTGAAGACCCTATCGGCGCGGATAACTTCGATTCGATGGCGGAAGTCGCCGACAAAATCAATATTCCTATCGCCACCGGTGAACGCCTGAACAATCCGCAGGAGTTCGCGATGTTAATTCGTCGCAACGCGGTCGCCTATGTGCGTCCTGACGTCTGCATGTGCGGCGGGATTACCGGGGCGAAAAAAGTGGCCGCGCTGGCAGAAGCCAACGATTTGATGGTGGTGCCGCATAACCCGCTTAGTCCGGTTTCTACTGCCGCCTGTTTGCAAATCGCCGTCAGCATCCCGAATTTTGCCCTGTTGGAGTATCCGGGGGATGACCAACCCGCGCTGTCGGAAAAATTTGGTGCGACGGGCGTCGAGAACGGCGTGCGGAAAAAAGATGTGGTGAAGAACACCTTCAAATGCGTAGATGGATTTATGGAGATACCGACGCAGTCCGGTATCGGCATTGCGCTGGCGGACGATCTGGAGAACCGCTTCCCCTACCGCCGTCGCGGCCTGAAAACCCGACTGCACATCGACGGTTCCGTGGTCGATCAATAA
- a CDS encoding methionine ABC transporter permease — translation MQSRLSWEDFWPMMFNATQETLYMVGLATLFTVIIGLPIGVLLFISRRDGVLPLPRFNAILGGIINVGRSLPFVVLLIAMIPLTRLIVGTTLGSTAAVVPITVGAFPFFARVVENALDEVDRGRVEAILSMGGSVWHVISKVLLPEALPTLLAGITLTVVMLIGFSSMAGVIGGGGLGDLAIRYGYQRFNDQVMVGTVVILVLLVQGVQSLGDRVIRSLTHRR, via the coding sequence ATGCAAAGTCGCCTGAGCTGGGAAGATTTTTGGCCAATGATGTTCAATGCCACGCAGGAAACGCTCTATATGGTCGGGCTGGCGACGTTGTTTACCGTGATTATCGGGTTACCTATTGGTGTTCTGCTGTTTATCAGCCGCCGAGACGGCGTGCTGCCTTTGCCGCGTTTCAATGCCATTCTCGGTGGTATTATCAACGTGGGACGTTCACTGCCGTTTGTGGTGCTGTTGATCGCCATGATCCCGTTGACCCGCCTGATTGTGGGAACCACGCTAGGCAGCACGGCAGCGGTGGTGCCGATTACCGTTGGAGCATTCCCGTTTTTCGCCCGCGTGGTGGAAAATGCATTGGATGAGGTCGATCGGGGTCGGGTTGAAGCCATCCTTTCAATGGGCGGCTCGGTATGGCATGTGATCAGTAAAGTGCTGTTGCCGGAGGCGTTACCCACTCTGCTGGCAGGTATCACGCTGACTGTGGTGATGCTGATAGGGTTTTCCTCAATGGCGGGAGTAATTGGGGGCGGTGGGTTGGGCGATCTGGCGATCCGCTATGGCTACCAGCGTTTTAACGATCAGGTGATGGTGGGTACGGTGGTGATTCTGGTACTGCTGGTTCAGGGCGTCCAATCTCTCGGCGACCGCGTGATCCGTTCACTGACGCATCGGCGCTAA
- a CDS encoding methionine ABC transporter ATP-binding protein, with translation MISIERLGKHYPDTPRPALENVTLTVPDGAIYGILGRSGAGKSTLIRCLNLLERPTSGRILMDDQDITMLSQQALRQHRQRTGMIFQHFNLLHARNVEDNIAVPLEIAGVAKRERATRVAELLALVGLSDKARAFPSQLSGGQKQRVGIARALAARPDYLLCDEATSALDPETTTSVLALLAEINRQLGLTIVLITHELAVVKAICDHAALLEQGTVVESGSLRTLLSEPTSRLRQALLPDYGAEQDFLRRHGVTEEGHLCKVA, from the coding sequence ATGATCAGCATTGAACGATTGGGAAAGCACTATCCTGATACGCCTCGCCCGGCATTGGAGAATGTCACGCTCACGGTGCCTGACGGCGCGATATACGGCATCCTGGGCCGTAGCGGTGCAGGGAAAAGTACGCTCATTCGCTGTCTGAACCTGCTGGAACGGCCCACATCGGGTCGTATTCTGATGGACGATCAGGACATTACCATGCTGTCGCAGCAGGCGTTGCGACAGCATCGGCAGCGGACTGGGATGATTTTTCAGCATTTCAATCTGCTGCATGCACGTAATGTTGAAGATAACATTGCCGTGCCGTTGGAAATTGCCGGGGTAGCCAAGCGTGAGCGGGCTACCAGGGTGGCCGAGCTGCTGGCGCTGGTGGGGCTGAGCGACAAGGCGCGTGCGTTTCCCTCCCAGCTTTCCGGTGGACAAAAACAGCGCGTTGGCATTGCGCGGGCGCTGGCTGCCCGGCCTGATTATCTCTTGTGTGATGAAGCCACCAGTGCGCTTGATCCAGAAACGACGACGTCGGTATTGGCGCTGTTGGCGGAGATCAATCGCCAACTGGGGCTGACTATCGTGTTGATCACGCACGAGCTGGCTGTGGTCAAAGCCATCTGCGATCACGCCGCATTGCTGGAACAGGGAACGGTAGTGGAAAGCGGGTCGTTGCGGACGCTGTTATCGGAACCCACTTCGCGCCTGCGTCAGGCACTTTTGCCGGATTATGGCGCTGAACAGGATTTTTTACGCCGCCACGGTGTGACGGAAGAGGGGCATTTATGCAAAGTCGCCTGA
- a CDS encoding MetQ/NlpA family ABC transporter substrate-binding protein: MKKHVLFSLAGVALSVGLALSAQAAEVLRVAADAVPHAEILAQVQKIDPELKLKVVELSSGVNANELLAHGDVDANYFQHVPYLRDQEKALGKTFVVAATVHIEPLGIYSKKYKSLSEVKNNATVAVPNNVTNLSRALYLLQSQGLITLKTGYNDPATAQATPKDIANNPKNLKIREIESPQIPRSLEDVDLAVINGNYALEAGLVPSRDALGLESASNNPYANILVTTPALKDDPRIKQLANDLESKAIADFISARYKGSVIPVAGK, translated from the coding sequence ATGAAAAAGCACGTCCTGTTCTCTCTGGCTGGTGTGGCGCTGTCGGTTGGTCTGGCTCTCTCGGCGCAGGCGGCTGAGGTCTTGCGGGTGGCGGCAGATGCGGTTCCGCACGCGGAAATTTTGGCGCAGGTGCAAAAGATTGATCCAGAACTCAAGTTGAAAGTGGTGGAACTGTCCAGCGGCGTCAATGCCAACGAACTGCTGGCTCACGGTGATGTAGATGCTAATTATTTCCAGCATGTGCCGTATCTGCGCGATCAGGAAAAAGCACTGGGCAAGACATTTGTCGTCGCGGCGACGGTGCATATTGAGCCGTTGGGGATTTACTCAAAGAAATATAAATCGCTGAGTGAGGTGAAGAACAATGCGACGGTGGCGGTGCCAAACAATGTCACCAACCTGAGCCGCGCACTGTACCTGTTGCAAAGTCAGGGGTTGATCACGCTGAAGACTGGCTACAACGATCCGGCAACCGCTCAGGCGACGCCAAAGGATATCGCCAATAATCCGAAGAATCTGAAGATCAGGGAAATCGAATCGCCGCAAATCCCCCGCTCGCTGGAAGATGTCGATCTGGCTGTCATTAACGGTAACTATGCACTGGAGGCCGGACTGGTTCCTTCCCGTGATGCGCTGGGGCTGGAAAGCGCCAGCAATAATCCGTATGCCAATATTCTGGTGACGACGCCAGCGTTGAAGGACGATCCCCGAATCAAACAACTGGCGAACGATCTGGAATCCAAAGCGATCGCGGATTTCATTAGTGCGCGCTATAAGGGCTCGGTGATTCCGGTGGCTGGAAAATAA
- a CDS encoding isopenicillin N synthase family dioxygenase, with translation MSTISIQSLPVLDLSQLDGNAEQRAVFLTKLNRAARDVGFFYLVHHGIDSALQQRVQDLSRDFFALPETEKQRVGMIHSPHFRGYNRAGSELTRNQPDWREQFDIGAERPALDVSPTDPGWRRLQGPNLWPTALPELEATLLHWQREMTNMSLRLLRAFAEALELPLTAFDALYGRKPNEHIKLIRYPSQTEGGSQQGVGAHKDSGFLSFLLQDNQQGLQVEIEPERWIDAQPLAGSFVVNIGELLELATNGYLRATVHRVVSPPVGKERLSIAFFLGAQLDAVVPVYQLPEHLASQARGPASDPHNPLLRDVGWNYLKGRLRSHPDVAQRHYADVLAAQEALRTQQTQSAVTL, from the coding sequence ATGAGTACCATCAGTATACAGTCTCTCCCCGTTCTGGATTTATCACAGCTTGACGGTAATGCCGAACAACGTGCGGTGTTTTTAACCAAACTAAACCGTGCCGCCCGCGATGTCGGGTTTTTCTATCTTGTCCACCACGGTATTGACAGCGCCCTGCAACAACGAGTTCAGGACTTATCGCGTGATTTCTTTGCGCTGCCAGAAACGGAAAAACAGCGCGTTGGCATGATCCACTCCCCTCATTTTCGCGGCTATAACCGCGCAGGCTCGGAACTAACACGTAACCAGCCCGACTGGCGCGAACAGTTTGATATTGGCGCGGAGCGCCCTGCGCTTGATGTCTCTCCGACCGACCCCGGCTGGCGGCGATTGCAGGGGCCAAATCTCTGGCCAACCGCGTTACCCGAACTGGAAGCGACGCTTCTACACTGGCAGCGAGAAATGACGAATATGTCGTTGCGCCTACTGCGTGCTTTCGCCGAAGCGCTAGAACTACCGCTTACCGCGTTTGATGCGCTTTACGGCAGAAAACCCAACGAACACATCAAGCTGATTCGTTATCCCTCCCAGACGGAAGGTGGAAGCCAGCAGGGAGTAGGGGCGCACAAAGACTCAGGGTTTCTTAGTTTCCTGCTTCAGGACAATCAGCAAGGCTTGCAGGTGGAAATCGAACCTGAACGCTGGATTGATGCACAGCCGCTGGCGGGTTCGTTTGTCGTTAATATCGGTGAACTGCTTGAGCTGGCAACCAATGGTTACCTGCGTGCCACGGTGCACCGGGTTGTGTCTCCCCCCGTTGGAAAAGAACGCTTGTCGATTGCCTTTTTCCTCGGCGCACAGTTGGATGCCGTGGTTCCGGTTTATCAACTTCCCGAGCATCTCGCCAGCCAGGCGAGAGGACCTGCCAGCGATCCCCATAATCCGCTGCTGCGTGACGTGGGCTGGAACTATCTCAAAGGGCGGTTGCGCTCACACCCTGATGTTGCTCAACGCCATTACGCCGATGTTTTAGCGGCGCAAGAGGCATTGCGCACGCAACAAACTCAGTCAGCGGTGACTCTCTAA
- a CDS encoding transporter substrate-binding domain-containing protein yields the protein MKRSLHQVFMAMTLVSAAFFSQAAETQPSTWQHIKQTGELRIGVAQGEPWYFKNPSTGEWDGIGYNIGKELANDLGVKLVTVETTWGNAIAALQTGQIDTMLVLDPTEERKKAVDFPEQPFFWYAQGVLIRDGIAVTNWDDLNREDVKIGVTLGSSPDLILTKRLPKAQLVRFPNMDEGVAAFYAGRVDALSYFHPALALQQAKVGKGNLVLPKPIIEVSTSGAIRKETDQTFHNFLNDEFAKLYKSGKTQHYYEQALKLRGVDVSKVPSVIKEDWK from the coding sequence ATGAAACGTTCTCTTCACCAGGTATTCATGGCGATGACGCTGGTTAGCGCCGCCTTTTTCAGTCAGGCTGCGGAAACACAGCCCTCAACGTGGCAACACATCAAACAAACCGGAGAATTACGCATCGGCGTGGCACAGGGTGAGCCGTGGTATTTTAAAAATCCGTCGACCGGAGAATGGGACGGCATCGGCTATAACATCGGCAAAGAGTTAGCCAACGATCTTGGCGTGAAATTGGTGACGGTAGAAACCACCTGGGGTAACGCGATTGCTGCCTTACAAACGGGCCAGATCGATACCATGCTGGTGCTCGATCCAACGGAAGAGCGGAAGAAAGCGGTCGATTTTCCTGAGCAGCCTTTCTTTTGGTATGCACAAGGCGTGTTGATTCGCGACGGCATTGCCGTCACCAACTGGGACGACCTCAATCGTGAAGATGTTAAGATTGGCGTTACATTGGGTTCCAGCCCAGACCTGATTCTGACCAAACGTCTGCCCAAGGCACAGTTGGTACGTTTCCCGAATATGGATGAAGGCGTCGCCGCGTTTTATGCCGGTCGCGTCGATGCGCTATCTTACTTCCATCCCGCTCTGGCGCTGCAACAGGCTAAAGTCGGCAAAGGCAATTTGGTTCTGCCAAAGCCGATTATTGAGGTCAGCACCAGCGGAGCCATCCGTAAAGAAACCGACCAGACCTTCCATAATTTCCTGAATGACGAATTTGCCAAATTGTATAAATCCGGTAAGACGCAGCACTACTATGAGCAGGCGCTCAAACTGCGCGGCGTGGACGTCAGCAAAGTGCCATCGGTCATTAAAGAAGACTGGAAATAA